The genomic DNA CCAAAATTGTGGACACCCGGATCGAGTTTGTCATGGCCCCGCGGGAACAAGATCTTGAGAGGCTTGTTGAACTCATCACTCCGTCACAGAGCAAGTTTGACAAGGACGGGGATGAGATCATGGTTGACATGCTCATTCGCCAACGGCGAAAGGGGTCGGTTCTGAACTTGACCGTCGGCAAAGTCAATGTCAATGTGGGCAGACTTCAGCAGCTCAGCTGTCTACCCAGCTTGGCAGAGGATCTTGCCAAACTCGGGACTGTTGCCAAGTATCTGCCCGAAGATGACCGGCCCGGGTTGCTCTCTTTTATTCATGTCAAGAGCTTTGAAGGCGCTGTCGACATTGGTGGACGTTTTGGAGCGGTTCAAGCAGCCATTGCAGACCTGGAGGTGGCTCACATCACGGTTCCTACTCtagttgctgttgctgtgacAGGTATCACTGTCACAAGAAACCAGGTCGAGAACCTtgcgacaacaccaccaaatccTGCAACGGCCTCGTCACCAAAGCCGCCTGTCCTGAGGATGAGAATGGTGGATGATATTGAGCCGGTCCTCAAAGTCAGGCTGAACGGGTTGAATGTCGAGTACAGAGTGCCTACTATCATGGCCATCTTGCAGCTTTCGGAGGATGCCACACCGCAAGACTATGAGGCTAGCCTTGCAGCCTCGGTCGCCAATCTTGGTGATCACGCTCATACCGCCATCAAGGGCTCACCAGCTGCTTCAGCATCGTCGGGGCAAGAATACAGTTCAAAGCCCATCAAAGTCGACGTTGCTTTCGAGGACTGTCTGATTGGCTTGAACCCTCTCGGCCCGCCATCCAAGTTGATTCTTGCACTGACCACAGCATCGCTTGAGGTGGTACCCGGAAAAGACGAGAGTGTACATGCCGTCCTGGAGATGGATAAGGCATCCATTCTGCTCATTGATGATGTCACGGTATTGGACACGCCTGGGGCACCGTTTGCTTCGAAGCGACGGCCCAAAGTCATTCCTACACCGCAGATCACCGAGCTATGTTCCAAGGGTTTTGTGCACATCAGCCAAATCTCCAAGGCTCAGGCTGTCGTGAACACAACCAAGGATAAGAACGGCGATTCGCAGCTGGAGGTCGAATTACGTGACAAGCTTCTGGTCATGGAGACGTGTGCCGACTCAACTCACACTTTGATTGCTTTGGCAAACGCTCTAACCCCGCCTACACCGCCGAGCAAGGAGGTCAAGTATAAGACATCGATTGTTCCGGTGGAAGATCTGCTGGCTTCCATCACTCACGACGCGTTTGGCCGCGCTGAGGGTGATTATGACTTTGATAATGATTTTCTTCCTGTTGCTGGAGAGCACAGCGGCGAGATAGATAGTGAGCATGACTATTATGGCGGACCAAGCGATAGCCCCCTCAACATGGACTCTCAGTTTTACGACGACGAGGTGTTCCACGAAGAGCTTTTCGATGCCACTGCTCAATCGCTTGACTTGTCAAAAACCAGAGTTGAGGAGACGAACGATGGTGTCTTGCTCAGCACTGCTAGCCTGAGCACCGACAATAGCACAGACAATAGCAGCGGGCGTCTCTCAGTCGAAGAAGGGTtctttgagaagaaggagtcGGCTGTCAAGGGCACAGCGCACCGGTGGAACTCTAAGAAGAACAAGTATGATGATGGTAACGACACCAAGATTCAACGAAGCCCGCTCAAGGTTGGTGTGCGTGATGTCCATCTTATTTGGCACCTGTATGACGGCTATGATTGGGTGCGGACTAGAGAAGTCATCGCCAAGGCGGTCAAGGAAGTTGAGAACAAGGCATACGAGAAGCGGGCCAAGGCTGAACGCAAGGATGActtggatgaagaagagattGTGGGTGACTTCCTTTTCAATTCGGTGTACATTGGAATTCCAATCACTCGGGATCCAAAGGAGctggccgccgccatcaaccaggAGTTGGGGGATGGAAACGATACCGAGTCGGTCGCCACCACGGCcttcacaacctccaccattCGCCCTGCTGGCAAGCATCACCACGCTAGGTCCAAGAGCCTAAAATTGGGCAGGAGCAAGGATCACAAGATCACATTTGAGCTCAACGGCGTGAATGTGGACTTGGTCACCTTCCCACCTGATTCTGGGGAGACAGTCAGCTCCATCGATGTCCGTGTCCGCGACCTGGTCGTTTTCGACCATGTGGCTACTTCCACGTGGAAGAAGTTTGTCACATACGACGAGGATGCGGGTGACAGAGAGGAGGGCGCAAATATGGCCCACATCGAACTTCTCAACACAAAGCCTGTGCCCTCTATGCCGGCTTCTGAAATTGTCTTGAAGGTCAGCATTCTGCCTCTTCGTCTTCACGTCGATCAGGATGCGCTGGACTTTATCACACGGTTCTTTGAGTTCAAGGACGACTCGACACCTGTTCACGCCTCTCCGAGTGATGTGCCCTTCATCCAGCGTGCCGAGGTCAACGACGTGCCTGTCAGGTTGGATTTCAAGCCAAAGCGGGTCGACTATGCTGGTCTCAGATCAGGCCATACGACTGAGTTCATGAACTTCTTGATCCTGGAGGATTCCCGCTTGGTTCTTCGCCATGTTATTCTTTACGGCATCGCCGGATTTGACAAGCTTGGAAAGCAGCTCAACGACATTTGGACGGACAATGTCAAGCGCACACAACTTCCTGGTGTTTTGGCTGGTCTGGCACCAGTCCGCTCTCTTGTGAACGCCGGCAGCGGCTTCCGTGAGCTGATTGAGATTCCCATCAAGGAATATCAGAAAGACGGGCGCATTGTCCGCAGCATTAGGAAGGGTGCAACCCGTTTTGCAAAGACGACTGGTACAgaggtggtgaagctggGCGCCAAACTCGCCATCGGGACACAGTACGCACTTCAAGGAGCCGAGAGCATGTTGGTTAACAAGCCAGCTGGAGAGTCAAGTAGCTCCGCGGCTCCCATTGCCATCGACGATtgggacgagggagatgagtacgaagccgaagaagagACGACCAACCGGCAGGTCAGCCTGTACGCGAACCAGCCGCTTGGTATCCTCCAGGGCGTGCGAGGCGCCTATTCGAGCCTGGCCAGGGACCTGGCGGTGGCAAGGGACGCAATCATTGCGGTGCCGGCCGAGGTGATGGAGAGCACGAACGCTCAGGGGGCGGCCAAGGCTGTGCTGAAGCGGGCACCGACGATTATCTTCCGGCCTGCCATTGGTGCTACCAAGGCCATTGGACAGACTCTGCTGGGCGCGACGAACAGTCTCGACCCGGCGAACAGGAGACgggcggaggcggtgagTTTTCTTGGTCTGATACTACAGTGAAACAGGTTGCTGACTTTGTGACAGAAATACAAGAAATAATCGAGTAAGAAAACCACAGACGAGGGAGTCTTTTCCTAGAACCAAGCATCACAACAAAGGCGTACACCTAGCCTTGTGAGATTGCATGGCAAGTTCTCAAGAATTAATAATGATTTGTTTTTACGAAGGGAGAAAGAGAATATCACGAAGAGGGGGGCATGAATACTCggagttttggggggttgaggcaTTCTAGGGATTGGGGGATCTGGGAAGGAGTTTTTGATTTTCAGGCCATATCTCTTAGGGATCTCTCTATCTGCGctttagttttttttttcctctgaAGACGATTATCTAGTGTTTTGGTCAattgggaggagaagaacgATACAGCATACCTTCATGAGGTCTCGGTAGTTTTTGGTTCAGTCTTTATTTACTTTGTTTtagctctctctctgtgcTTTTGAGGGCgtggtgatgtgatgaggtgatggttgttgCGGTTTTACTTTTGACCCGTTGTGATCAGCTTTGTTGAGCTCTAGGATAACTGCAAATCAGGGGAATATGGGACCTGGCGGCTCTCAAGTTTGCATTCTACTCTAGCTAGACAGGTTATTGACAGGaaaataattaaaaataGAGACTGTAATGAGATGCCAAGGGGTAGAAAAATAGTTGATATATCTGTGCTGGAACCGCTTCTGGTAATCTTGAAACTGACACCCGGTTCTTCCAAGGCCTGCCAATATGTACTTGAGGTGCACCAACTACCTATCTTTCAGAACTCTCATCCCAAGCAGCGGTCGCCATTTTCTTGTCCACAAGCGAAAGAATGTGAAGAGAGCACAGTAGTCAAGACTAGAAATCAGTACTCGATCCTTTTGGTTCAGTGTTGATTTATGCGATTTGCAAACTTGGGTTTTGCCAAATGCTACTCCCAGCacctcagcatcatcatcatcatcgagtTAAGATGGGTGTGGATGGGTGTGTTTAACTCTCGCTAGACTCATTcatttccctctccctctcccttgccTCTCTCTGCTCTCGAAGGTGGGTCTCTTTGCTTATTCTCtacatcacacacacacacacacgcgcgCGCGGGAAAAGGTCAGCAATGTTATCCGTTCTCTCCCTACTGGCCGTTGCAAATAAAGTTGTCGTGACAGGGAAGGGGTTAGGTAATATACTCACTGCGCTTGTCTTTGCGGCTTGGATTGACGATCGGGTGTAGCTACTCATATAAAACTCATCAGCAACCCAGTTGCGATGTAAATAGCGGAAACGTCTGCGGGCATGTGCTACTGTGCAAGGCAGGTGTGACTTACACAAACAAAATCGAAGCCATCGTGAAAGCCGCCATCGGGGCCATGACCGTCTGTTTCTGTCAGCTTCACATGCACGCGCCCGATGACGGAgagaacaagaaaaaaacaccaactcTAGAATTGAATTTCACCATTTTGAATTCTTGCAATTATCTCATTTCTTGCCCATGTGCCGTTTACTCTTGAGATGCTGGGTGAGCTTAAAAGGTCGACGACGTTAAGGTTTAGCGGGTGTTATCGGAGAGATCCATTTCCAAAAACCGCTTCTCAAAAGGAGCGAGCAAGCGACATCACACCACTTTTCCAGAACTTGATATCACTAGGTACAAATACCGCACATCCAATGAGCACAGTACATGATTCAGATTATCAATGGACGAGTAATAGATTTTGAACCTTTTtgatattttttttctctcatTCTTTATAACAACATCTatcgtctctctctctctgtcccTTATGCAATTGTGTTCCCCTTAAAAACTCCAGACCCCAAATCCCTTtaaaccccccctctccctccttcatctcctgaTGAAAATCAAAGCCCCAATGCAAGATGCGACAAATAAAATGAGGGAAACAATAATGTGTCCATATCATATCAACCAAAAATATGAAAGCTCGCCTGCCTCCCTTTGTATGCTCGCTCTTGACTCGccttgctttgctttgcttcGCACATCAAACAAatgctgcttgcttgcttgtcaAGTGTCTTATACTTACAAATAATCTTATATGcgcctctcttcctctcaagAAAGGGATTTATGAATCCAAaatctctctcctctccacgctgccaccaccctccagcttctgcctccctctctccctcagcCCGTTCATCCGCCTCATCGCATACTCATACGTAAGCATCGTAACCGTGGCCGCCGGGACAGCCCTCATCATGTTGGTCCCCATGCCCGCGTAGAAAGCCAtccaaccctcctccctcagaATAGTGCGGAAAGTGGTCACGATGCCCCTATATCTCGGACCGTTGCTAACCGCTGGCTTGTTCTGACCGGAAGCAGATGGCTCAGTCATTCCGAGACCCTGCATGTATTCATGCCCCGGCATGGGTCTTCGCTGAGTCTGCAATCTTGTTCGGATGACCTCGTGGGGATAGGTAGCGCTGCTGGCCATGATCTTGCTCAGAATCGACGCCGACAAGATCCCGAACCAGTGCGATTTGTCTTCCTGGCCGGCTACTGGGGCAGCACCCATGGACGTGCCAGTAAATTTGGTCTTCAAATATTCGTACACGGGGAATTGGACCGCTACGTGGGTGAGACCGAGAAGGGCGGGAGTGAGGCCGGAATAAAACGAGAGAATACCCTCTGTGGTGTACATCTTGCGCGCAGCGTCAAGTGTCGATCGGTAGTGCCATGGCTGATGGAGCGTAGGGCGCGAAGTTGGCGTGTTGCTCCCCTTAGGATACAGCGAAAATCGTGTCCGGTCATGGCCAGTCGTCTGTGACATTAGTCGTGTCTTGATCACCCAGATTGGGT from Podospora pseudoanserina strain CBS 124.78 chromosome 2, whole genome shotgun sequence includes the following:
- the ATG2 gene encoding autophagy-related protein 2 (BUSCO:EOG092602MO; COG:U; EggNog:ENOG503NVTD), coding for MASFFPSFRQSRMPKRLLRFALARLDVLDETALDLENLDFAVGTNTVLEFRDVGLVLQKLEKLLGLPPTFSIQKAKILVLRVTIPMNIFTSPIIAEVDGVDVQLKIMSQQEVEQQRSKKRRRWRVTDDVVPTAADLAQSFLETQPVSEKKELEQALVAESQDLGASVTMSEPESDDESSFGTGQALSLPAFMTDFLQGIVDRMQVRIHGVSFQVDTEVPLNANSQPPELVTFRLSLDKVDVEGVTTSADDAEGGPEIVHKEGKRHILLDNIRAFLITEANVFSSLVPSPTMLSSQGSAQSPEATEAPSFPTPGANLADSISSASVTLDDFAQLQAQMHDSEAALNIPYEFDQPNTFVEYAESNSPGSTPRASLYQDMAGLGLQEHAKSTLVEPGASSWSAPEREAQSEPFLRPPESFPLGSSVSPAGSVHSEAASSESSGGAEDLTQSHLYSHEEAESMYMSAFSHTGSVKLRGAMPGSWDEQDSVSSGGKSDAAGPSSAQPQNSPPPETQGGRFYNETGQPPDQSSLSPQGTSPISTRSPVAEFSEDHNLGQEPERHQDDIPTPRGPTRLVKEVVSLSSISVYLPSNHKHLHVTTPDLASTTPNLPGAFSVHSPEPLGPSSPVSETPAEHPPLDPSIEVILKPIEVRFDASIGFLLAMVVSCLLEAVQTSETTNTAPSRSDSKPALDLKLVVEGLSLQFLEKLAGVADTAQRHFEKRSPDFASDVLLQANLRGIKASLSSSGSDMEADMAIEKLTFGYANDQIISFDRSVQMYESMAASTLLSAGQDISVKLTKSSGRSSLKVNTLPLHVKLDLPKLDETFSWFGGLSSFLNMGSSITSNPAKSTTVAPQKPKGVRFETPSSDDRPVSSGDKAEMRINGIRLDVIGRDCSMALDTSALKLINRGEGVGVHFSKIQLAGPYLRNSQVAAPIIAKIVDTRIEFVMAPREQDLERLVELITPSQSKFDKDGDEIMVDMLIRQRRKGSVLNLTVGKVNVNVGRLQQLSCLPSLAEDLAKLGTVAKYLPEDDRPGLLSFIHVKSFEGAVDIGGRFGAVQAAIADLEVAHITVPTLVAVAVTGITVTRNQVENLATTPPNPATASSPKPPVLRMRMVDDIEPVLKVRLNGLNVEYRVPTIMAILQLSEDATPQDYEASLAASVANLGDHAHTAIKGSPAASASSGQEYSSKPIKVDVAFEDCLIGLNPLGPPSKLILALTTASLEVVPGKDESVHAVLEMDKASILLIDDVTVLDTPGAPFASKRRPKVIPTPQITELCSKGFVHISQISKAQAVVNTTKDKNGDSQLEVELRDKLLVMETCADSTHTLIALANALTPPTPPSKEVKYKTSIVPVEDLLASITHDAFGRAEGDYDFDNDFLPVAGEHSGEIDSEHDYYGGPSDSPLNMDSQFYDDEVFHEELFDATAQSLDLSKTRVEETNDGVLLSTASLSTDNSTDNSSGRLSVEEGFFEKKESAVKGTAHRWNSKKNKYDDGNDTKIQRSPLKVGVRDVHLIWHLYDGYDWVRTREVIAKAVKEVENKAYEKRAKAERKDDLDEEEIVGDFLFNSVYIGIPITRDPKELAAAINQELGDGNDTESVATTAFTTSTIRPAGKHHHARSKSLKLGRSKDHKITFELNGVNVDLVTFPPDSGETVSSIDVRVRDLVVFDHVATSTWKKFVTYDEDAGDREEGANMAHIELLNTKPVPSMPASEIVLKVSILPLRLHVDQDALDFITRFFEFKDDSTPVHASPSDVPFIQRAEVNDVPVRLDFKPKRVDYAGLRSGHTTEFMNFLILEDSRLVLRHVILYGIAGFDKLGKQLNDIWTDNVKRTQLPGVLAGLAPVRSLVNAGSGFRELIEIPIKEYQKDGRIVRSIRKGATRFAKTTGTEVVKLGAKLAIGTQYALQGAESMLVNKPAGESSSSAAPIAIDDWDEGDEYEAEEETTNRQVSLYANQPLGILQGVRGAYSSLARDLAVARDAIIAVPAEVMESTNAQGAAKAVLKRAPTIIFRPAIGATKAIGQTLLGATNSLDPANRRRAEAKYKK
- a CDS encoding hypothetical protein (COG:C; EggNog:ENOG503NWGM); amino-acid sequence: MSNQHHHLTPDGQAVSAPRAEYGVTLPDPPAVEEPPSSQPTSDHSGRGGAGGGGNASMAGEQLTLAERWALDASDSQFNALAGAVGGFMSGVVTCPLDVIKTKLQAQGGILAMQKNSPHTGHQRVVYKGLFGTANIIWREEGIRGMYRGLGPIIMGYLPTWAVWFTVYNKSKIYLSQYHDRPFVVNFWSSIIAGASSTIATNPIWVIKTRLMSQTTGHDRTRFSLYPKGSNTPTSRPTLHQPWHYRSTLDAARKMYTTEGILSFYSGLTPALLGLTHVAVQFPVYEYLKTKFTGTSMGAAPVAGQEDKSHWFGILSASILSKIMASSATYPHEVIRTRLQTQRRPMPGHEYMQGLGMTEPSASGQNKPAVSNGPRYRGIVTTFRTILREEGWMAFYAGMGTNMMRAVPAATVTMLTYEYAMRRMNGLRERGRQKLEGGGSVERREILDS